From a region of the Paenibacillus sp. FSL R10-2734 genome:
- a CDS encoding beta-galactosidase, whose protein sequence is MNEHWMKKATDCIGCQIWIEPDETRERVEALFQEAQKSGIGWVRIFLMWPWIEEVPGMWNFDLFDYVFDAANKYGLRIKATLTANSGPWHIGTPSLLHSHTGFLSPEQRVPMRNYIVQCISRYKDHPALGQWIVWNEPTSGNDRTEEALQHWQAWLSLYYNRDIHKLNKRWRTGYSSFNDVPFPEDILHPDHKNQAWNSYGPWLLDWQSRASWLQSELQWICDVIRELDKKTETCMNPIPLMDNQAAGGIQLDKMAQIVDVVGASYHPAWNFTFANRAHFPALMSIGVRKQAATLHVQRVEVTEVQTGNTLVSSNRPCEASAGEIARYFLANLAAGAETVTGWLLNTRSCDFEAGDWGLLDDIDQQSPRSEMLCKVRDRLAYSFSHTGAWQGSQPRAWVGYSAYSQAIEWTESLFMPKVPGRSSNDNAHGSALLTAQLMECGVDTIMSRIEDLPLEGKEGGLIVLSHVVALEQEQADRLLDFVQTGGTLIFDATTGRKDHDARLQRPWPGGLSEQIGMRAMDLHTIPSGYKVLFEGQVELGTWIAVRNRPLFVEGMGWKPWRELRFEMDDEPCIWDRPYGLGKIIFVNGLLGPSLIYNQESSNIAKYIFNRAATSIIHNIRPIPNEYPTYIIPVQVENGELTAIFSSDLLERKGKLIRLQAESGTYLDLWTGEEIEVNGFGEVALPAHEGVVLLWKK, encoded by the coding sequence ATGAATGAACATTGGATGAAGAAGGCAACTGATTGTATCGGATGCCAAATCTGGATCGAGCCCGATGAAACAAGAGAGCGCGTAGAAGCTTTATTTCAAGAGGCACAGAAGAGTGGGATTGGCTGGGTTCGTATTTTTTTGATGTGGCCGTGGATAGAAGAAGTGCCTGGTATGTGGAACTTTGATTTGTTCGATTATGTATTCGATGCAGCTAACAAGTATGGGTTACGGATCAAAGCAACATTAACCGCAAATTCCGGCCCTTGGCATATCGGTACGCCTTCTCTTCTTCATTCGCATACGGGATTTTTATCACCAGAGCAGAGAGTCCCTATGCGAAATTATATTGTTCAGTGTATCAGCCGATATAAGGATCACCCTGCTCTTGGTCAATGGATCGTATGGAACGAGCCGACTTCAGGCAATGATCGAACGGAAGAAGCGTTACAGCATTGGCAAGCCTGGTTAAGCCTGTACTATAATCGTGATATTCATAAACTAAATAAACGTTGGCGAACAGGATATTCATCATTCAATGATGTTCCTTTTCCAGAGGATATTTTGCATCCAGATCATAAAAATCAAGCCTGGAACAGTTACGGACCGTGGTTATTGGATTGGCAAAGCAGGGCGTCTTGGCTACAGAGCGAACTGCAATGGATTTGTGATGTTATTCGTGAATTAGATAAAAAAACAGAAACTTGCATGAATCCAATTCCATTAATGGACAATCAAGCTGCTGGGGGCATTCAATTGGATAAGATGGCCCAAATTGTAGACGTGGTTGGTGCCAGCTATCACCCAGCATGGAACTTTACATTCGCGAACAGGGCACATTTTCCAGCACTGATGTCAATTGGGGTGCGCAAGCAAGCTGCGACTTTACATGTGCAAAGGGTGGAGGTAACCGAGGTACAGACCGGCAATACGTTAGTATCATCGAACCGTCCTTGTGAAGCATCTGCTGGCGAGATTGCCCGATATTTTTTAGCCAATTTGGCTGCAGGAGCGGAAACCGTAACAGGCTGGCTTTTGAATACGAGGAGCTGTGATTTTGAGGCTGGGGATTGGGGTTTGTTAGATGATATCGATCAACAATCCCCGCGAAGTGAAATGTTATGCAAAGTCCGCGACCGATTGGCGTATTCATTCTCCCACACAGGTGCATGGCAGGGCTCGCAGCCGCGTGCTTGGGTTGGATATTCTGCGTATTCACAGGCGATTGAATGGACTGAAAGTTTATTTATGCCGAAGGTTCCAGGAAGATCGAGTAATGATAACGCACATGGCTCGGCACTTTTGACGGCCCAATTGATGGAATGCGGCGTTGACACCATTATGTCGCGAATTGAGGATCTCCCTTTGGAGGGCAAGGAAGGAGGATTAATTGTACTTTCTCATGTCGTAGCACTTGAACAGGAGCAAGCTGATCGGCTTCTGGACTTTGTCCAGACTGGCGGGACACTTATCTTCGATGCTACAACAGGTAGGAAAGATCACGATGCTAGATTACAACGCCCATGGCCTGGCGGTTTGTCAGAACAAATAGGAATGCGAGCAATGGATTTGCATACAATACCTTCGGGTTATAAAGTATTGTTCGAAGGACAGGTGGAGCTTGGAACATGGATTGCCGTACGAAACAGGCCCCTATTTGTCGAAGGCATGGGATGGAAACCATGGAGAGAACTTCGTTTTGAAATGGATGACGAGCCCTGTATATGGGACAGACCTTATGGGCTTGGTAAAATCATCTTTGTTAACGGACTGTTAGGACCATCCTTAATTTACAATCAAGAATCATCGAATATAGCAAAATACATTTTTAACCGAGCAGCAACATCAATTATCCACAATATAAGACCGATTCCAAATGAGTACCCAACTTATATTATTCCAGTTCAAGTTGAGAACGGAGAGCTTACAGCGATCTTTTCCAGTGATTTACTTGAAAGAAAAGGTAAATTAATACGTTTGCAAGCGGAATCGGGTACGTATTTGGATTTATGGACGGGCGAAGAAATTGAAGTTAACGGTTTTGGAGAAGTTGCACTACCAGCACATGAAGGTGTTGTTCTTTTGTGGAAAAAATGA
- a CDS encoding AraC family transcriptional regulator — protein MRPTGFPVHQIFLIRTGTGLFRDLESGNEIILEPGMAFAFPPDRGHEYFPTSLEPWHVGFIGIEGSQSQGMLESIGLLPSVPYRLARFDQCWEEIAQIWHTVNAQTAIRQDDHGMEDLSITLYRLLLMLRRNETTHTIGSRLELESVRNEALTKAVELINEHYTEPLLISNLATAVGYSVQHFQRLFVQEYAVTPHKYLQNLRLERAIQLMTENDDILVQDIALQLGMETNYFIRIFRNTYGCTPGVMKMRLLEGTQGK, from the coding sequence GTGCGCCCTACTGGATTCCCTGTACACCAGATCTTTCTGATCCGCACCGGAACTGGTTTATTTCGTGATCTGGAGAGCGGCAATGAAATAATTCTAGAGCCTGGAATGGCATTCGCCTTCCCCCCAGATCGCGGACATGAATATTTCCCTACTTCTCTTGAACCATGGCATGTGGGTTTCATCGGAATCGAAGGGAGTCAGTCGCAAGGAATGCTGGAGAGCATCGGGCTCCTCCCTTCTGTACCCTATCGTCTTGCACGTTTTGATCAATGTTGGGAGGAAATCGCTCAGATCTGGCATACGGTTAACGCTCAGACGGCTATTCGACAAGATGACCACGGGATGGAGGATCTATCCATTACCTTGTATCGATTACTTTTAATGCTACGTCGTAACGAAACTACTCACACCATAGGGAGCCGCTTGGAGCTTGAATCTGTTCGTAATGAAGCGTTGACTAAAGCCGTTGAACTTATTAACGAGCATTATACTGAGCCACTACTTATCTCCAATCTCGCTACTGCTGTGGGTTATTCCGTGCAGCATTTTCAGCGTCTGTTCGTACAGGAATATGCCGTAACTCCACATAAGTATCTGCAGAATTTGCGGCTAGAGCGTGCGATACAGTTAATGACGGAGAATGATGATATTCTCGTTCAGGATATTGCGCTTCAGCTTGGTATGGAGACGAATTATTTTATAAGAATTTTCCGAAATACTTATGGCTGTACGCCTGGGGTTATGAAGATGCGACTTTTAGAAGGCACGCAAGGAAAATAA
- a CDS encoding beta-galactosidase: MSKKHSPISSKAPVMLHGADYNPEQWLKYPEILREDIRLMKLANCNVMSVGIFSWVSLEPEEGVFTFDWLDGVLDSFAENGIYAFLATPSGARPAWMSDKYPEVLRVERNRVHNLHGFRHNHCFTSPVYREKTAILNTKLAERYSQHPAVIGWHISNEFGGECHCDLCQNAFRDWLKVKYNNSLDEVNHAWWATFWSHTYTSWTQIESPAPHGETQVHGLNLDWRRFVSEQTIDFCQHESNTVRPYNPALPITTNMHMIDGIDYRKMAKMLDVVSWDAYPDWHYTEDGDDVRLAASTAMHYDLMRSFKNKPFLLMESTPSLTNWQSVSKLKRPGMHKLSSLQAVAHGSDSVQYFQWRKSRGSSEKFHGAVVDHSGHSETRVFQDVTEVGKTLAEMTEVVGTSTPAQTAIIFDWDNRWAIKDAQGIRNSGLRYEETVQQHYQALWQLGVPVDIIGSGDDLSAYKLVIAPMLYLISEENGKRIEKYVEQGGTFLATYWSGVVNETDLCHLGGFPGPLRRTLGIWAEETEGLHSRDLNGVVMQASNALNLSGDYDAHEIAELIHLEGAEALGNYRSDFYAGRPALTINRFGKGNAYHLATRVKDASFYVELYAAITSKAGITRALDSELPVGVTAQIRTDGESDYIFVQNFSGSPQSVELDGKEYTDLKSGAAAPAVLNLAVNDLAMLKRKSLV, translated from the coding sequence ATGAGTAAAAAACATTCCCCGATTAGTAGCAAAGCTCCAGTGATGCTGCACGGTGCTGATTATAATCCTGAACAATGGCTGAAATATCCAGAAATTTTGCGCGAGGATATTCGTCTGATGAAGCTTGCGAACTGCAATGTGATGTCCGTCGGAATTTTTTCTTGGGTATCCCTAGAGCCTGAAGAGGGTGTGTTCACATTCGATTGGCTGGATGGTGTGCTTGATTCTTTTGCTGAGAATGGAATTTACGCTTTCTTGGCAACGCCTAGTGGAGCTCGCCCAGCTTGGATGTCTGATAAGTACCCAGAGGTTCTAAGAGTAGAACGTAATCGTGTTCATAATTTGCATGGCTTCCGTCACAATCACTGCTTTACTTCTCCTGTCTACCGTGAGAAAACAGCGATCTTAAATACGAAGCTAGCGGAACGTTATAGTCAGCATCCTGCTGTGATCGGTTGGCATATTTCAAATGAATTCGGTGGCGAGTGTCATTGTGATCTTTGTCAGAATGCTTTTAGAGATTGGCTAAAGGTGAAATATAATAATAGTCTTGATGAGGTAAACCATGCTTGGTGGGCTACGTTCTGGAGTCATACGTACACTTCATGGACACAGATTGAATCACCTGCCCCACATGGTGAGACACAGGTTCACGGCTTGAATCTCGACTGGAGACGATTTGTGAGTGAACAGACGATTGATTTCTGTCAGCATGAGAGCAATACGGTTCGCCCTTACAATCCAGCGCTGCCAATAACGACGAATATGCATATGATCGATGGGATCGATTATCGCAAAATGGCTAAAATGCTGGATGTTGTCTCTTGGGATGCTTATCCAGACTGGCATTACACTGAAGATGGGGACGATGTTAGACTAGCGGCCTCAACAGCGATGCACTACGATCTCATGCGTTCATTTAAAAATAAGCCATTCCTGCTCATGGAGAGTACGCCTTCACTTACGAACTGGCAATCGGTTAGTAAGCTGAAACGTCCAGGAATGCATAAGCTGTCATCCCTTCAAGCGGTAGCGCATGGTTCGGATTCTGTACAGTATTTTCAGTGGCGTAAAAGCAGAGGCTCCAGTGAGAAATTCCATGGAGCGGTAGTTGATCATAGCGGTCACTCTGAGACACGCGTGTTTCAGGATGTAACAGAGGTAGGGAAGACACTAGCGGAAATGACTGAAGTAGTGGGTACGTCAACTCCAGCACAAACAGCGATTATTTTCGATTGGGACAACCGCTGGGCAATAAAGGATGCGCAAGGGATTCGCAATTCTGGATTGCGTTATGAAGAAACCGTACAACAGCATTATCAAGCCCTTTGGCAGCTAGGTGTCCCTGTGGACATCATCGGCTCGGGTGACGATTTATCAGCTTACAAGCTAGTTATCGCTCCGATGTTATATCTGATCAGCGAAGAGAATGGGAAGCGAATTGAGAAGTATGTTGAGCAGGGCGGTACATTCCTAGCGACCTATTGGTCTGGTGTAGTGAATGAAACTGATTTATGTCATCTAGGAGGATTCCCTGGTCCACTACGCAGAACACTCGGCATTTGGGCAGAGGAGACAGAAGGACTGCATAGCCGTGATTTGAATGGTGTTGTTATGCAGGCGAGCAATGCACTTAATCTTAGTGGAGATTATGATGCACATGAAATTGCTGAGTTGATCCATCTGGAGGGCGCCGAGGCTCTGGGCAATTATCGCAGTGATTTCTATGCTGGACGTCCAGCGCTTACTATAAATCGTTTTGGCAAAGGAAATGCGTACCATCTAGCTACTCGTGTCAAAGACGCATCATTCTACGTTGAGTTGTATGCTGCAATCACTTCTAAAGCAGGGATTACTCGTGCGCTTGATAGTGAGCTTCCTGTAGGTGTGACCGCGCAGATTCGGACGGATGGAGAGAGCGATTATATTTTTGTGCAGAACTTCAGTGGCAGTCCGCAAAGCGTCGAATTAGATGGAAAAGAATACACAGATCTGAAGTCAGGTGCTGCTGCACCGGCAGTATTGAATCTAGCAGTGAATGATCTCGCAATGTTGAAACGTAAATCGTTGGTATAA
- a CDS encoding GNAT family N-acetyltransferase — translation MIVNQRTFVVNGIEYTLRSAIPTDAKSLSELRIQIDGETENLDREPGETFIDEIGFQQLIQTDSDKPRNLFLVAVVDDLIVGFSRCEGLTLKRFAHKVEFGVCVLQDYWGYGIGKNLLAESIAWSDANGILKITLSVLETNDKAIKLYQKLGFEIEGILKNDKILSDGKFYNTIMMGRHINSYIS, via the coding sequence ATGATCGTTAATCAGCGAACATTTGTAGTGAATGGAATCGAATACACCCTTAGATCAGCAATCCCTACGGATGCCAAGTCACTGTCTGAATTAAGAATACAGATCGATGGCGAGACCGAGAATTTAGACAGAGAACCAGGTGAGACTTTTATAGACGAAATAGGGTTTCAACAGCTTATTCAAACTGATTCGGATAAACCAAGAAACTTATTTCTAGTCGCAGTAGTTGATGATCTAATCGTTGGGTTCTCTAGATGCGAAGGCCTTACTTTAAAAAGATTCGCTCATAAAGTAGAGTTTGGAGTATGTGTGTTACAGGATTATTGGGGGTATGGAATCGGAAAGAATCTTCTAGCAGAATCGATTGCTTGGTCCGACGCTAACGGAATTCTAAAGATCACTTTGAGTGTCCTAGAAACGAATGACAAGGCTATTAAACTTTATCAAAAGCTCGGCTTTGAGATTGAGGGAATATTAAAGAATGACAAGATTCTTTCTGACGGTAAATTCTATAACACCATTATGATGGGACGACATATAAACTCTTATATTTCGTAA
- a CDS encoding NUDIX domain-containing protein, with translation MHNEILTIFDEAGNRTGTAPREVVHRLGHWHETFHCWFISKDQETLYIYLQLRSEQKQDYAGLLDITAAGHLLAHETVEDGIREVQEELGLELSFEDLIPLGTIPYSMRKDTLIDNERAHVFVYHNPYQLEDFQLQKEEVAGIVKVKFVDFRRFWQGEIHSLQVNGFQVDPHGHRITIQQDVDMTHFVPHDADYYTRIINGVEAILLTSSIGAEGI, from the coding sequence ATGCATAATGAGATACTTACCATATTTGATGAGGCAGGCAACCGAACGGGTACGGCTCCACGTGAAGTAGTACACCGGCTAGGACATTGGCATGAAACTTTCCACTGCTGGTTCATAAGCAAAGATCAGGAAACCCTCTATATCTATTTACAGCTTCGCAGTGAACAGAAACAAGATTATGCGGGACTACTGGATATCACGGCCGCCGGACATTTGCTAGCACACGAAACTGTAGAGGATGGGATACGTGAGGTTCAAGAGGAACTGGGACTGGAGCTTTCTTTTGAAGACCTGATCCCACTGGGAACAATACCTTACAGTATGAGAAAAGATACCCTTATCGATAATGAGCGAGCGCATGTCTTTGTTTATCACAATCCTTATCAGCTAGAAGATTTTCAGTTACAAAAAGAAGAGGTCGCAGGAATCGTTAAAGTTAAGTTTGTTGATTTCCGCAGATTTTGGCAGGGAGAAATACATAGTCTACAAGTCAACGGTTTCCAAGTTGATCCGCACGGGCATAGAATTACCATTCAGCAGGATGTAGATATGACGCATTTTGTGCCCCATGATGCGGATTATTATACTCGTATTATTAATGGTGTCGAAGCTATCCTTCTCACCTCATCAATAGGAGCGGAAGGCATATGA
- a CDS encoding DUF5301 domain-containing protein, with the protein MKKPNPYFVFLAVFIIGYWSITLYHSYNSFENIILDRINTTEITSIQILKSSNEEEIKIDDPAEIEKIIHEFADVKLRRTNASDKPAKTYWISIFVNKGLRFGMSLTDTNYLHITDLDSKSKYHSGGFKITSKFDSEFIAKMFNK; encoded by the coding sequence ATGAAAAAACCTAATCCATACTTCGTGTTTCTTGCAGTATTCATTATTGGCTATTGGAGTATTACGTTATATCACAGTTATAATTCATTCGAAAATATTATTCTGGATCGAATCAATACAACAGAAATCACGTCCATCCAAATTCTTAAATCTTCCAATGAAGAAGAAATAAAGATTGATGATCCGGCAGAAATTGAGAAAATCATACATGAATTTGCTGATGTGAAATTAAGAAGAACTAATGCCTCAGATAAACCTGCGAAGACCTATTGGATCAGTATATTTGTTAATAAAGGTCTGCGGTTTGGAATGAGCCTCACTGACACGAATTACTTGCATATCACAGATCTGGATAGTAAGAGTAAATACCACTCTGGCGGTTTTAAAATTACTAGTAAGTTTGATTCGGAGTTCATTGCAAAAATGTTCAACAAATAA
- a CDS encoding sugar O-acetyltransferase, translated as MNIREQLHNGSLYLPGDEQLVQEQTICLNRQYDYNQTRPMDHEKRFALLKEMFAEIGEGCYIEPPIHSNWGGKHVHFGKNIYANFNLTLVDDTHIFVGDYTMFGPNVTVATAGHPIVPELREKAYQYNAPVTIGRNCWIGAGAILLPGVMIGDNTVIGAGSIVTKDIPSNVIAVGNPCKVLREVSDHDKEYYFKDRKIDYSALGQ; from the coding sequence ATGAACATCAGAGAGCAGCTACATAATGGCAGCTTGTATTTGCCTGGAGATGAGCAACTGGTTCAAGAGCAAACGATTTGCCTTAATCGACAATATGATTACAATCAGACACGTCCAATGGATCATGAAAAAAGATTTGCATTATTGAAGGAAATGTTTGCGGAGATTGGAGAGGGATGCTACATTGAGCCACCGATACATTCCAATTGGGGCGGTAAGCACGTACATTTTGGTAAAAACATTTATGCGAACTTTAATTTGACGTTAGTTGATGATACGCATATCTTTGTTGGAGATTACACCATGTTTGGACCGAATGTTACCGTGGCAACAGCAGGGCATCCGATTGTACCAGAACTACGAGAAAAGGCATATCAATATAATGCTCCTGTTACAATTGGGAGGAATTGCTGGATTGGCGCGGGTGCTATTTTGCTTCCAGGTGTTATGATTGGCGATAATACCGTTATCGGAGCAGGAAGCATTGTAACAAAAGACATTCCGTCTAACGTAATCGCTGTTGGGAATCCATGCAAGGTTCTCCGAGAAGTTTCTGATCATGATAAAGAGTATTATTTTAAGGATCGTAAAATTGATTATTCTGCTTTGGGTCAATAG
- the kduD gene encoding 2-dehydro-3-deoxy-D-gluconate 5-dehydrogenase KduD, which translates to MSSSLFSLAGKTALVTGAAQGLGQGIALAFAEAGADIASVSLNTSEETVNAAKAFGVKAVSIESDLSDHSNLQNTFDQALQLTGHVDILVNCAGMIRRTPAKDHSEKDWFDVINLNLNTVFLLSQIAGRHFLERGSGKIINIASMLSYQGGINVPGYTASKHGVAGLTKAFANEWAGSGLNINAIAPGYMATENTAPIRADQSRSDAILDRIPAARWGTPEDLKGPAVFLASAASDYLNGHILNVDGGWLAR; encoded by the coding sequence ATGTCATCATCATTATTCAGCTTGGCAGGTAAAACAGCACTCGTAACCGGTGCAGCTCAAGGTCTTGGACAAGGGATTGCCCTTGCCTTCGCAGAAGCAGGTGCAGATATCGCATCTGTATCTCTTAATACAAGTGAAGAAACTGTAAACGCAGCAAAAGCTTTTGGCGTAAAAGCGGTTAGCATCGAATCAGATTTAAGTGACCATAGCAACCTGCAAAATACATTTGATCAAGCACTTCAACTAACTGGTCATGTCGACATTCTCGTAAACTGTGCAGGGATGATCCGCCGTACTCCGGCGAAAGACCATAGCGAAAAAGACTGGTTCGATGTAATCAACCTGAACCTGAACACCGTGTTCCTTCTGTCTCAAATCGCTGGTCGCCACTTCCTCGAAAGAGGATCCGGCAAAATCATTAACATCGCCTCCATGCTCTCCTATCAAGGCGGAATCAATGTCCCTGGCTACACCGCGAGTAAGCACGGGGTTGCAGGTCTTACTAAAGCTTTTGCCAATGAATGGGCAGGCTCCGGTCTGAACATCAATGCGATTGCACCAGGCTACATGGCTACTGAAAATACAGCTCCGATCCGTGCCGACCAAAGTCGTTCGGACGCTATCCTAGATCGTATTCCAGCTGCACGTTGGGGAACACCTGAAGATCTTAAGGGCCCTGCTGTATTCTTGGCTTCCGCAGCTTCCGACTATCTAAATGGTCATATTCTTAATGTTGACGGCGGATGGTTGGCTAGATAA
- a CDS encoding DeoR/GlpR family DNA-binding transcription regulator, with the protein MNPIRRHEMIMEVMLNQKDVTVNELSDKLQVTGKTIREDLSKLEEQGLIVRVHGGAVLAQSDQFGILPSKDPLDKYSDEKTEIALRALAHIEQDDIIALDGGSTTLEIARRLDNMPLTVVTNDVYIISELVTKDNIRLVVPGGYRVRNMLAGPEAVSYVQQLNIQKAFLSSTAVHIEHGLSIYTGDLIEFKQALVSTARKVFAVVDHHKFGQTALRTFASLQEVDVILTDKGLSPDTVEQFRSAGVAIECE; encoded by the coding sequence ATGAACCCGATACGACGACACGAGATGATTATGGAAGTTATGCTGAACCAAAAAGATGTAACGGTGAATGAACTGAGCGATAAGCTACAGGTCACAGGAAAAACGATTCGAGAGGATTTAAGCAAGCTGGAGGAGCAAGGCCTAATCGTACGTGTACATGGCGGAGCTGTGCTGGCACAAAGCGACCAATTTGGTATTTTGCCCTCAAAGGATCCCCTGGATAAGTATTCCGACGAGAAAACGGAGATCGCCTTGCGCGCGCTTGCTCATATTGAACAGGATGATATTATAGCTCTTGACGGCGGGAGTACGACGCTTGAAATTGCTCGACGCCTGGACAATATGCCTCTAACGGTAGTCACCAATGATGTATACATCATCAGCGAACTGGTTACGAAAGATAACATTCGTCTGGTCGTTCCCGGGGGTTACCGTGTCCGCAATATGTTGGCCGGTCCTGAAGCTGTCTCCTATGTACAACAACTTAATATTCAAAAAGCATTTCTGTCCTCGACAGCTGTTCATATTGAACATGGACTTTCCATTTATACAGGAGATTTAATAGAGTTCAAGCAAGCCCTTGTATCTACAGCCCGTAAGGTGTTCGCGGTTGTGGATCATCATAAATTCGGCCAAACTGCACTGCGTACATTCGCATCACTACAGGAGGTAGACGTTATCTTGACAGATAAAGGACTCTCTCCAGATACAGTCGAGCAATTCCGCAGTGCAGGCGTGGCTATTGAATGCGAATAA
- the kduI gene encoding 5-dehydro-4-deoxy-D-glucuronate isomerase — MERRFASHPNEVKQFDTERLRKEFHIPVIFAPDELKLVLTHEDRMIVGGANPVKEEVVLTTDLKELGVTYFLERRELGIINVGGKGSVVVDGTEYEVDFKECLYVGQGSKDVIFKSADASKPAKFYLNSAPAHQSYPTTKTTLAESESGAMGGLENSNERTIHRFIHTNGVQSAQLVMGMTQLKPGSMWNTMPAHTHPRRMEAYFYFDLPDDSVVFHLMGEPNETRHIVMHNDQAVISPSWSIHSGVGTHNYTFIWSMAGDNKRYDDMDPVSMKELQ, encoded by the coding sequence ATGGAAAGACGTTTCGCTTCCCACCCTAATGAAGTTAAGCAGTTTGACACTGAACGCCTCCGTAAGGAATTCCACATTCCTGTCATTTTTGCACCAGATGAGTTAAAGCTTGTCCTTACCCATGAGGATCGCATGATCGTTGGTGGCGCTAATCCTGTTAAGGAAGAAGTTGTACTTACAACAGACCTTAAAGAGCTTGGGGTTACTTACTTCTTGGAACGCCGTGAGCTGGGAATCATCAATGTTGGCGGTAAAGGATCGGTTGTTGTGGATGGTACAGAATATGAAGTAGATTTTAAAGAATGTCTTTATGTAGGCCAAGGCTCTAAGGATGTAATCTTCAAAAGTGCAGACGCTTCCAAGCCCGCCAAATTCTATTTGAATTCTGCGCCTGCTCACCAGTCCTATCCAACTACCAAAACCACATTGGCTGAATCCGAATCCGGTGCGATGGGCGGTTTGGAGAACTCCAACGAGCGTACAATTCACCGCTTCATTCACACCAATGGTGTACAAAGTGCTCAGCTAGTTATGGGAATGACCCAACTGAAGCCAGGTAGCATGTGGAATACGATGCCGGCTCATACCCATCCACGCCGGATGGAAGCCTATTTCTATTTTGATCTTCCGGACGATTCCGTTGTATTCCATTTGATGGGCGAACCTAATGAAACTCGTCATATCGTAATGCATAACGATCAAGCAGTTATTTCTCCAAGCTGGTCCATCCACAGTGGTGTTGGCACTCATAACTATACTTTTATCTGGAGTATGGCTGGCGATAATAAAAGATATGATGATATGGACCCCGTATCCATGAAAGAACTACAATAG